Proteins encoded by one window of Collimonas fungivorans:
- a CDS encoding UDP-2,3-diacylglucosamine diphosphatase, producing the protein MKPGEQFLEAALFGANAGNGVGAGTKRDPIRFRTIWISDVHLGTTGCQAARLLEFLRATESDTLYLVGDIIDGWQLKRRWYWDQVHNNVVQTVLKKARKGTEVIFVPGNHDEAVRQFIDLDFGGIRIRDELVHTTAQGKRMLVLHGDRFDGVIACAKWLAYVGDSLYTVILKFNQWFNGWRARAGLPYWSLSQYLKLKVKNAVNYISSFEDALAAEAQKKGLDGVICGHIHKPEIRDINGIKYCNDGDWVESLSALVEEASGELRLVTWQEIMQQKNAVSGKKVGELCALPS; encoded by the coding sequence ATGAAACCAGGCGAACAGTTTCTGGAAGCTGCGTTGTTTGGCGCCAATGCCGGTAACGGCGTCGGCGCCGGGACGAAGCGCGATCCGATCCGCTTCCGCACCATCTGGATTTCCGATGTGCACCTGGGAACCACCGGCTGCCAGGCTGCTCGCCTGCTTGAGTTCTTGCGCGCGACCGAATCGGATACCTTGTACCTGGTCGGCGACATCATCGACGGCTGGCAGCTCAAGCGCCGCTGGTACTGGGACCAGGTCCACAACAATGTAGTGCAAACGGTGCTGAAAAAGGCGCGCAAGGGAACCGAGGTGATTTTTGTGCCCGGCAACCATGACGAGGCTGTGCGCCAATTCATCGATCTGGACTTTGGCGGTATCCGGATCCGCGATGAATTGGTGCATACCACCGCGCAGGGAAAACGCATGCTGGTGCTGCACGGCGACCGTTTCGACGGCGTCATCGCCTGCGCAAAATGGCTGGCGTATGTAGGCGACAGCCTGTACACCGTGATCCTGAAATTCAACCAGTGGTTCAACGGCTGGCGCGCGCGCGCCGGCTTGCCTTACTGGTCGCTCTCGCAGTACCTGAAGCTGAAAGTGAAAAACGCCGTCAACTACATCTCTTCGTTTGAAGATGCGCTGGCGGCGGAAGCGCAGAAAAAGGGCCTGGACGGCGTCATTTGCGGCCATATCCACAAGCCGGAAATCCGCGACATCAACGGCATCAAGTATTGCAACGACGGCGACTGGGTAGAAAGCCTGTCGGCGCTGGTGGAAGAGGCCAGCGGCGAATTGCGCCTGGTGACCTGGCAGGAAATCATGCAGCAAAAGAATGCCGTGTCCGGCAAGAAGGTTGGCGAGTTATGCGCATTGCCATCGTAA